A region of bacterium DNA encodes the following proteins:
- a CDS encoding YbjN domain-containing protein, whose translation MSGPGSSDLQGYYAIIEQVISGLGVAPDVCRVKDQNGAVTPGQWNLVKGSANIYVDVYTTQDGYAYCCVASPIMKIVTANTAGLYEKLLKLNHDMYAASFSINQGWVWLRILRECAGMDAAECRAMFDRVGWYADQYDDELKKEFGS comes from the coding sequence ATGTCAGGTCCCGGTTCAAGCGATTTGCAAGGCTATTATGCGATTATCGAACAAGTTATTTCCGGTTTAGGCGTTGCGCCTGACGTCTGTCGTGTCAAGGATCAGAACGGTGCTGTGACGCCCGGGCAGTGGAATTTAGTTAAAGGGTCTGCGAATATTTATGTCGATGTGTACACGACGCAGGATGGTTACGCTTATTGTTGTGTCGCGTCACCGATCATGAAAATCGTGACTGCGAATACGGCTGGATTGTACGAAAAATTATTGAAACTGAATCATGATATGTATGCGGCGAGTTTTTCGATCAATCAGGGGTGGGTATGGCTGAGAATTTTACGGGAATGTGCGGGAATGGATGCCGCCGAGTGTCGAGCGATGTTTGACCGCGTTGGATGGTACGCCGATCAATACGACGATGAATTGAAAAAAGAATTCGGCAGTTAG
- a CDS encoding SDR family oxidoreductase, whose protein sequence is MPGRLLITGGTGTLGSHLVRMADADGRWDEIHSTYCTLNPNFHKIFWHYMDARNSISPILEKIKPDCVIHTLAMTSPDACESKKLDAWQINVETTKEIADYSHAHQIRMIFTSSDLVFDGEKGNYFEDDTFNPVSFYGDTKAEAEQIVNERMGRLLNVRISLLYGFNLNLRQIFFDQMVTSIKNKQPIVLFSDQFRTMMNVSNAAACLLELAEGEQTGLLHLGGPERISRLDFGKRLAKFLGVNAKTLSSQPMSAIKSRARRPADVSLNTDKAKSILKTRIQTIEEGFEQVFNS, encoded by the coding sequence ATGCCTGGGCGATTATTGATTACTGGCGGAACTGGAACACTGGGCAGTCATCTGGTTAGAATGGCCGACGCTGATGGACGGTGGGATGAAATTCATTCGACCTACTGTACGTTGAATCCGAATTTTCATAAAATTTTCTGGCATTACATGGATGCGCGCAATTCGATTAGTCCGATTCTGGAAAAAATCAAACCGGACTGCGTTATTCATACGCTCGCGATGACGTCGCCCGATGCGTGTGAATCCAAAAAATTGGATGCGTGGCAAATCAACGTCGAAACTACCAAGGAAATAGCCGATTATTCGCATGCGCATCAGATTCGTATGATTTTTACTTCAAGCGATCTGGTGTTTGACGGTGAGAAGGGCAATTATTTTGAAGACGATACATTCAATCCGGTTAGTTTTTACGGTGATACAAAAGCTGAAGCCGAGCAAATTGTGAACGAACGCATGGGACGATTGTTGAACGTGCGAATCAGTCTTTTATACGGTTTTAATTTAAATTTACGTCAGATTTTTTTTGATCAGATGGTTACATCGATTAAAAACAAACAACCCATCGTCCTTTTCAGCGATCAGTTCAGAACCATGATGAATGTTTCCAATGCCGCAGCATGTCTGCTCGAACTAGCGGAAGGTGAGCAGACCGGTCTATTGCATCTTGGCGGGCCGGAGCGGATCAGCCGGTTAGATTTCGGCAAGCGCCTCGCTAAATTTCTCGGCGTCAATGCCAAAACCTTATCATCGCAGCCAATGTCGGCAATAAAAAGTAGAGCGCGCCGGCCGGCGGATGTTTCATTGAATACCGACAAAGCAAAATCGATTCTCAAAACCCGAATTCAAACTATTGAAGAAGGATTCGAACAGGTTTTTAACTCATAA